One Microbacter margulisiae genomic window carries:
- a CDS encoding GNAT family N-acetyltransferase gives MADLQFRDATYADLTIIVEIYNSTIASRMVTADTEPVTVESRQKWFDEHQPDKRPLWMVEDEQRQTIGWVSFQSFYGRPAYDATVEISIYLDAVHRGKGLGKEILRYCIEKAPDFGVRTLLAFIFSHNEPSLQLFRHFGFEEWALLPNIANLDGQERGLIILGKRID, from the coding sequence ATGGCAGACTTACAATTCAGGGATGCAACGTATGCCGATTTGACAATCATTGTTGAGATTTACAACTCTACCATTGCTTCACGCATGGTCACTGCTGACACGGAACCGGTGACTGTGGAAAGCAGACAAAAATGGTTTGATGAACATCAACCGGACAAAAGACCTCTTTGGATGGTGGAGGATGAACAGCGGCAAACGATCGGGTGGGTGAGTTTTCAATCCTTTTATGGACGGCCTGCCTACGATGCAACCGTCGAAATCAGCATCTATCTGGACGCAGTTCACCGGGGAAAAGGACTGGGAAAGGAAATCCTCCGTTACTGCATTGAAAAAGCGCCGGACTTTGGCGTCAGGACATTGCTCGCGTTTATATTCTCCCATAACGAACCCAGTTTGCAATTGTTCCGGCATTTCGGATTTGAAGAGTGGGCTCTCCTGCCCAACATTGCCAACCTTGACGGTCAGGAAAGAGGATTGATCATTCTGGGAAAACGGATTGACTGA